The sequence TGGCGACCGCATTGGCGCCGCTCTTCACCCCGTCGATCTCGACCATTGGGGCGGCGAACTGACAGAAGGAAATGTGGTTCCAGTCGGCATTCTCAGGGTGCTTGAAGCCGAGCTGGCGGTTCGCTGCCTTGACGATCCTCATGCCGGTCTCGGCGAGGTCCTTCGCCTCGTCCGGGCGGATCGAGAAGCCGAGCGCGTGGGCGTCGACGATGCAGAAGCTGTCGCCGCCATAGGCGGTGTCGACGGTGAGCGTGCCCAGCCCCTCCACTTCCAGCTTGGCGTCGAGCTTGTCGGCGAAGGAGGGGTGGTTGCGCACCTTGATCCGCTCGGCTTTTCCGTCACGGCAATAGGCCGTGACCTCGATCAGCCCGCCGGGTGCCTCCAGCACCATATGTGTTTCCGGCTCGATCATCGGGACAATGCCGGTGTCGAGCAGCACGGTGGAGACGCAGATCGAGTTGGAGCCTGACATGGGCGGGGTGTCTTCCGGCTCCATGATGATGAAGGCGGCGACCGCACGCGGATCCTTGGGCGGCACCAGGAGATTCACA is a genomic window of Ancylobacter sp. IITR112 containing:
- a CDS encoding proline racemase family protein, whose amino-acid sequence is MRSSRIIHIVGCHAEGEVGDVIVGGVAPPPGDTVWAQSRFLASDNTLRNFVLQEPRGGVFRHVNLLVPPKDPRAVAAFIIMEPEDTPPMSGSNSICVSTVLLDTGIVPMIEPETHMVLEAPGGLIEVTAYCRDGKAERIKVRNHPSFADKLDAKLEVEGLGTLTVDTAYGGDSFCIVDAHALGFSIRPDEAKDLAETGMRIVKAANRQLGFKHPENADWNHISFCQFAAPMVEIDGVKSGANAVAIRPGKIDRSPTGTGCSARMAVLHAKGQLKVGEPFIGRSIIDSRFECRIEGETTLGGRPAILPSIMGRAWVTHTAQLMADPQDPWPTGYRLSDTWPVWKQD